A window from Mogibacterium neglectum encodes these proteins:
- a CDS encoding ParA family protein — protein MGKAIAIFNQKGGVGKTTTNINLSACLAVQGKKVLVIDIDPQGNTTSGIGIKKRKLNDTLYDVLVNKDYDVHKAILQTKTANLDIIPASVDLAGAEIELVNIEGRERRLKKAIEQVRGEYDYIFIDCPPSLGLLTINSLTAVDSVLIPIQCEFYALEGVSQLMSTVELVKKNMNPDLQIEGVILSMFDGRTNLAIQVVQEVKKYFGKYVFSTVIPRNVRLAEAPSYGMPIVKYDPSSAGAKAYNKFALEFLDREKRRKKKNG, from the coding sequence ATGGGAAAGGCAATAGCAATATTTAACCAGAAAGGTGGCGTTGGTAAAACAACTACCAATATAAACCTGAGTGCCTGCCTCGCTGTACAAGGCAAGAAAGTTCTAGTAATTGATATAGACCCACAAGGTAACACCACTAGTGGAATAGGAATAAAAAAGAGAAAATTAAATGATACTCTTTATGACGTGCTAGTTAATAAAGATTATGATGTTCATAAAGCTATTCTTCAGACAAAGACTGCTAATCTGGACATCATACCTGCGAGCGTGGATCTAGCTGGAGCTGAAATTGAGCTTGTAAATATCGAAGGAAGAGAAAGACGTCTCAAAAAAGCAATTGAGCAGGTTAGAGGAGAATATGATTATATATTCATAGACTGTCCACCTTCGCTTGGTTTATTGACTATCAACTCGCTTACAGCTGTTGATAGTGTCCTGATTCCTATCCAGTGCGAGTTTTATGCACTTGAGGGAGTTAGCCAGCTTATGAGTACTGTGGAGCTTGTCAAAAAGAATATGAACCCAGACCTTCAGATTGAGGGAGTAATACTCAGTATGTTTGATGGAAGAACTAATCTAGCAATACAGGTAGTGCAGGAAGTAAAAAAATACTTCGGAAAGTATGTGTTCTCGACGGTAATTCCTAGAAATGTAAGGCTGGCAGAAGCACCAAGCTATGGAATGCCTATCGTTAAATACGATCCTTCGTCGGCAGGTGCGAAAGCATATAATAAATTTGCATTAGAGTTCCTGGATAGAGAAAAGAGGAGAAAAAAGAAAAATGGCTAA
- a CDS encoding ParB/RepB/Spo0J family partition protein — protein MAKRKGGLGRGLDALFADAAPLLEEDLEQNEEEDIDTKLLDIIDDVTGDKSRERFNSNSKAKSKGKTKHKADSNSVKEKSLESSKEKKSQSEGPVASVVINEKGGNSVIQTAPSNVDAVDAEEDRVLYIDINDIKPNKDQPRKTFNEEKLKDLANSIKENGVIQPLIIRKVTNGYELVAGERRWRAARIAELKKVPCIIRNFDEKQNMIVAIIENMQRENLDPIEEALGLNEMIKRFEFTQEQVSNALGKSRAYIANSLRLLKLPEKIKNMIIEGRISAAHGRTIITIKDEKKQLEVCDKIVRNGLSVRAAERLTEKIKDDARPERKKRKPSINAEIAAVEDELRKIFGTKVNINGKASTGKIEIEYYSTDELNRLIDMLRSIE, from the coding sequence ATGGCTAAAAGAAAAGGTGGTCTAGGAAGAGGCCTCGATGCACTCTTTGCAGATGCTGCTCCTCTGCTCGAAGAAGACTTGGAACAAAATGAGGAAGAAGATATAGATACAAAACTTCTTGACATCATAGATGATGTGACAGGAGATAAAAGTAGGGAACGCTTTAATTCAAACAGCAAGGCTAAGAGTAAGGGTAAAACCAAACACAAAGCAGATAGTAATAGCGTAAAAGAAAAGAGTCTTGAAAGCAGTAAAGAAAAAAAGTCGCAAAGTGAAGGACCAGTTGCTTCGGTAGTAATAAATGAAAAAGGTGGAAATTCCGTGATACAAACTGCACCATCAAATGTTGATGCAGTTGATGCAGAAGAGGATAGAGTTCTATATATTGATATTAACGATATTAAACCTAATAAAGACCAGCCACGAAAGACTTTTAATGAAGAGAAACTAAAAGACCTTGCAAACTCAATCAAGGAAAATGGAGTAATTCAGCCACTAATCATAAGAAAGGTAACGAATGGCTATGAGCTTGTTGCCGGTGAGAGAAGGTGGCGTGCTGCTAGGATTGCTGAGCTCAAGAAGGTTCCTTGCATAATAAGGAATTTTGACGAAAAGCAGAATATGATAGTTGCTATCATAGAAAATATGCAGCGAGAGAATCTCGATCCTATTGAAGAAGCACTCGGGCTTAATGAGATGATTAAACGCTTCGAGTTCACGCAAGAGCAGGTATCAAATGCATTAGGAAAGAGCAGAGCGTATATAGCTAATTCGCTCAGACTTCTAAAGCTGCCGGAAAAAATTAAGAATATGATTATTGAAGGTCGCATCTCCGCCGCACACGGTAGAACGATTATCACAATCAAGGACGAAAAGAAGCAGCTGGAAGTGTGTGACAAGATAGTTAGAAATGGACTGTCTGTGAGAGCAGCGGAGAGGCTTACCGAGAAGATAAAGGATGATGCAAGACCTGAACGCAAGAAGAGAAAGCCTTCTATCAATGCGGAAATTGCAGCAGTAGAAGATGAGTTGAGAAAGATATTTGGCACAAAGGTCAACATAAATGGAAAGGCGTCAACTGGAAAGATTGAAATAGAATATTACAGTACAGATGAGCTGAATAGATTGATAGATATGCTAAGGAGCATAGAGTAG
- the rsmG gene encoding 16S rRNA (guanine(527)-N(7))-methyltransferase RsmG, translating to MKDNLISELNNRYGNDKTDKMVRYMRRILEINENINLTAVREEEEFLEKHIVDSLACNEYDEFQRAKIIVDMGTGGGFPGIPLAITNPDKKFILADSLNKRLRVIEQVATEIEINNIELLHTRAEDMGHNVKYRERVEVCVSRAVASLDILSEWCLPLVRQGGYFIPYKGEGAEEEIDAAETAIKVLGGKVDKIENPSEDKNTISGHRLIFIKKIKRTPKRFPRKPGVAKKSPIR from the coding sequence ATGAAGGATAATTTAATCTCAGAGCTCAACAACAGATATGGAAATGATAAAACTGACAAGATGGTCAGATACATGCGAAGAATCCTAGAAATCAATGAGAATATCAATCTTACAGCAGTTAGAGAAGAGGAAGAATTCCTTGAAAAGCATATTGTAGACTCTTTGGCTTGTAATGAATACGATGAGTTTCAGAGAGCTAAAATTATTGTTGATATGGGTACTGGCGGTGGATTTCCAGGTATTCCGCTAGCAATAACAAATCCAGATAAAAAATTTATTCTTGCTGACTCTCTTAATAAAAGGCTTAGGGTAATTGAACAAGTTGCTACCGAGATTGAAATTAACAATATCGAGCTGCTTCATACGAGAGCTGAAGATATGGGACATAACGTTAAATATAGAGAGAGAGTAGAGGTGTGCGTATCTCGCGCTGTTGCTTCTCTAGATATCTTATCTGAGTGGTGCCTGCCACTAGTAAGGCAGGGAGGATACTTTATCCCATATAAAGGAGAAGGCGCAGAAGAAGAAATTGATGCTGCAGAGACTGCTATTAAAGTCCTTGGCGGTAAGGTTGACAAGATAGAGAATCCTTCAGAGGATAAGAACACTATATCTGGACATAGACTGATTTTTATAAAAAAGATTAAACGCACACCTAAGAGATTTCCTCGAAAGCCAGGAGTTGCAAAAAAGAGTCCGATACGTTAA